AATGGTGGGGATGATGCTCAGAGGAAATTTTTTGCTCGACACTGGTCCATAGAGGCTGTTAGTGAGGCATTAGAGGTCAGTCTGAGAGTAATACTCAATGTGCCTTTACTTTGTGGATCACTTGTCTTTGTATAGCATTATGAAGAAATTTGGATTTTCCTATTAGAAGTAAAATAGTGGTGGaacatttatttttgttttgcaGAGAGGAGATCTTTTCAAAGCAATTTTTCGTGTTAATGCTTACAACAGACTTGAGGTAAGAGTATTTTTGTTGTTTGAATAGAAGGTTTGTTAATGTTATCTATGTTTAACTTCTTGATTGTCTCTTTGGAGACATTGATGTTTTCCTTGCCGATCTGATAATAATGGAACCTGTTTGAAATTGTTAGGCCTACTGCACAATTGATGGAGTAAAGTCAGATGTTCTCATTAGTGGAATTGCTGCACAAAACAGAGCTGTAAGTTTTGAGTTACTGTATGTGTTTATTGTTTCACAGGGCATTCAAATTTGTTATTTCATTTGTCCTCGTTATGTCGTTCATTTTTTTGGTGGAAAATTGTTTATTTGTGTGTATGTATTTGTGGCACAACAAGTTCCAAAACACTATCCATAAAAAATCTAATGAAAAATAATGCCCTTTTGAGGTGGTATGTATCCTGATTTGGACTTAAGGGAGAGTGATCTGTGGAAGCAAATAATTTGGGTCCAATTACTTCTCGGCAGGATTTTGAGAGTATAGGCTTTTGTTGTTTTAATTGATGTTCTTATTCAGCGATAACATCTGTCATTCCATTCAAAATAGGCCAAGCCAAATGAGGTTTCTGTCATGTATTTCTTGGATTCAGAGCaaagtgacaaattttaaaacaACGCTGTCACATAGGTGATGATTACCACGTCCTATTTGGTCTTGAATTGCGTAGTGATACTTGTAAAATCTTGACTTCTATTGTTCAATATCTGAAATCATTTGATCATGGTTAATTTTGGCAAGGACAATCACATCTTTTGGTGCTTCCTGTTGAATTAAATGTGGTGAATGAAATGAAGATATCAAATAGAGTAAAATATTTGTGCTAGAAGCATGTGGCTCTCAGGTTTGGCGCCTTGACTGTTGAACTCATATCTGCACTCTTGAAGGAATAGAGAAACTCATTCTAGATCCAGGAGGTGTTTCCAAATATATTTCTCAACactggtttttttgtttttttttgtttttttttttcctttttcttttttctggaCATAGTggtttttaaactatatttaacCACCCTTCAACAAGAGAAGAGACATTGTAAATTCAATATGAGTTTGAACAGTCACTTAAATTTGTTCTTTGAGGTGCATTTTGAGCAGTCACTTATATTCTTTCTTTGAGGTGCATGGTTATTACAAACGATCAAAGTTACTTTTGAGTATGGTACTTAGATACATCATCTTGAATTTGTGTAAGCGAGTATGGAATGCACGCATATGCACATAACCAGAAGTGTTGTAGGATAGCAGTAGAGGAGCGGTTTTGGAAGTAGACTTCAGTGTTATTGGAGGATCAAAAGGGCAGAGGAATACATGTGCAATTAGGGCTTGTAAATAGGTTTGCAGCTTCCAGAAACtttcaaaatttccataataCCTTCAGCaccaaaaaattgagaaaattcaaaataaaataaaattagcaaTCTTCCATAAAGTAAGACTTAAAAATATGTTTCTATCCTTGTTGTATGATCTTAACTCAGCCCAAATCATATACTAACCATAATTCTAGATTTTTTTGGCGTGCCAGCATGGATAAAGAGGGCTATGCTATAAATTAGCTGGTTACTTCAAGCACCATAGAACTCCTGCCTATTAGCACCTAGTGAagcaagattttcttgatattaatcttgattttcttgatttctttgtTGTCTTCATGAAGTGGGAAGGAAGAAAGGGTTGAAAtttaagaatgaaataaaatgtatTCCACAGTACTAGCACAATATTTATGGCTGTAGCTGGTTTCATTATTAAAAATTTTTGGCTGTTTGAGGGCCATCAAGATATAGatgtttttttcttgattttgatttttgattttttgattttttgcttttttatttgtttttgtttccCCCCCTATACTCCTCCTTTGGGAGGTATTTATGAAATTACTCGTTTCATGTAGGTGGAAGGGGACATTGTGGTGATTAAAGTGGATCCATTGTCATCATGGACAAGGATGAAGGGGTCAAGCGGGCCTTTGAACAATTCTGGTCCAATGGAAGAACGTAATTTGCTCCCTGAAGGTACTGGAAATTTTGGTGATAGCTGCAAAGGAAAAAATAAGGTTGATGCTGATTATGAGTCTATCCATGGTGTAAATTGTTCATTTCTTCCTGAAGAGGGTCCTTGTTATGAGGATAGTACTTTATCTGGTGCTACTGTTCAGGAATGGATTGGAGCAATGGATTATTATGATGCTAATGGTCATCGTCACTCAGCTTCCGACCCTTCACATGTAGGTTGCGCTGATGAGTGGAATGGAAGTATGAATGGATTGGAGAAGATTTGTGCTGCAGTTAGTTCATTTCCTTTTAAACGACCAACGGGAAGGGTTGTATCAATTATTGAAAAGTCTCCTCGGCGGAATGCTGTTGTTGGTTTTCTTAGTGCACAGAAGGGGCATTCTTATAGAGAAGCTCACAAAAAAGACATGAACAACAAAAAGAACTCATTCTCATTTTCCAGCAAGTACATCCAGTTAACACCGATGGACCCAAAATTTCCAAAGATGAGGGTCCCTGTGGAAGGCTTGCCTGATTGCATCAAGAATCGATTGGAGGATGGTGATGCAACAGTGGAAACGGAACTTGTGGCTGCAAGAATAGATGACTGGTGTGAAGAGAGTCCTGTGCCACAAGCCCAGGTTATGCATATTTTCGGACAGTGTGGGGAAATAGAACCTCATATTGCTgctattttatttgaaaatgcaATACAATGTTCTGAATTCTCATCTGAATCACTTTCCTGTCTTCCACGCATTCCTTGGGAGGTGCCCTCAGCAGAATATGCAAGTAGAAGAGATCTTAGAAATCTCTGCATATTTACTATTGACCCTTCCACAGCAACTGACCTGGATGATGCTCTATCGGTTGAAAGGTTGTCCAATGGCATTTCTAGAGTAGGCGTCCACATTGCTGACGTATCATATTTTGTTCAACCAGACACAGCATTAGACATAGAAGCTCAAATTCGGTCTACAAGTGTCTATATTTTGCGGCGTAAACTACCAATGTTGCCACCATTGCTTTCTGAGAATATTGGTTCACTTATTCCTGGAGTAGATAGACTTGCTTTTTCTATCTTCTGGGACATCAATCTAGCTGGGGATGTTGTAGATCGTTGGATTGGTCGTACTGTGGTGCGATCTTGTTGTAAGCTTTCCTATGAACAAGCTCAGAACATTATTGATGGCCTGCTTGATGTTGAGAGTTTAAAATCACCAGGAGATGATTACCCCCAGTTACATGGTCCTTTTGATTGGCTTGATGTAATTCAGTGTGTTAAAGTTCTGTCGGAAATTTCCAAAACTTTGAAGGATAACAGGTTTAATGATGGTGCTCTTAGGCTGGAAAATTCAAAAGTTGTCTTCTTATTTGATGAAGATGGAGTTCCATATGATAGTATGCTTTGTGAACGGGTGGACTCAAACTTTCTCATTGAGGAGTTTATGCTTCTGGCAAATAGGACTGCCGCAGAAATCATATCTAGGGTTTTTCCTGATAGTGCATTATTGCGTAGGCACCCTGAACCTGATATGCGGAAGCTTAGAGAGTTTGAAGCATTTTGTAGGAAGCATGGCTTAGAATTGGATGCTTCTTCTTCTGGCCAGCTTCATCATTCCTTGGAGAGAATTAAGGAAGAGCTTAAGAATGATTCTGTATTGTTTGATATTCTCATTTCGTATGCTTTGAAGCCAATGCAATTGGCTACATACTTCTGCAGTGGGGATATCAAACCCACTGAAAATGATTGGGGTCATTATGCTCTGGCTGTTCCCATCTACACTCATTTTACCTCACCACTGCGTAGGTATCCTGATATTATTGTACATCGGTCATTGGCTGCAGCTATGGAGGCTGAAGATATGTAtcttaaaaatagaaaaacattGCAAAAAGCAAACAGGGAGGAGGAAATGAATAGATGTTttactggtatgaattttgatAAAGATGCTGCAGATTCCAAGGAAGGTCAGGAAGCTTTATTGGCTGCGGCATTGAAGCACCGAATTTCATGCACCGAAGTTCTTTCAGATGTTGCTGCTCATTGCAATGAGAGAGGATTGGCTAGTAGGCATGCGAAGGATGCCTGTGATAGGTTGTACATGTGGATTTTCCTGAAGAAGAAAGGGGTATGGTCCCCTCTCcctccaaaaatatatttatatacaaaattTTTGTCCTTCACTAATATGCTGCCTGTTGCTTATTGTGGTGCTCTTTGATTTTCTCATTGTGAAATCAAACTAAATGCAGTTGAGTGTATGATTCTATTACATTAGACGACCTATTATTTATAAGTTGCTGtgattataattaattttaatttgaagGAGGGATTTTTGAGTAAATTGTCTTTATTGCTTTTTACCCCTTTATTTCTGTTCTCTATAATTTTGAGGGCTTCTCATCCCCAAGTTTATATCCTTTTCTTAAGAAAATTTTTTGTGCTTTAAAAAAGAAGATTATAACTGAACTAGGCCCCCTGtttggaaattaaaaataattattgcaAAAAGTGCTTGAAATAAGTACTTTTATATCTTTCATGGCTGGTTCATCACATGGTTGGTTGTCCAATTGCATTTATCCTTGTTTTTCTTCATCAGCCTTTGTGAGGCCTTGTTCAAAACATAACTGGGGGGATTTAAATACTAGGTAGTTGTATGCAATGATTGCTTCTCTGCATAAAGCAGGGGCAAGGCTGTGTACACTGTGATGACCCTTCCCCTACACTtgcaaagtgggagccttgtggtCTGGGGACACTCTTTAGTTGTGTGCAATGATGGATGCTGTCTAATGTAGATCAAACAAGCAGAGTAAATTTTTCTGGACACCAGGGGATCTCATGTTGTTCTTCATGCATGGTTGAGCTGGCATTGACATAGTGAAGGCTTGAGGATCGACCAAAATGACTGTTAATCAAAGAGTGACCTTCATAGACAGGAAAGTTATCAGCTTTGAAGTGTATTGTGCCATGGCTATTTGTTTTTTAGCATTATGCTAAGACTGGAGTTTCCTCTGTTCTTGCAATGATCAGCAGAAATTATGTTGGTTAGCTCGATAACTTGAAACTTTTTAATTTCAGGAGGGAGCCATCTCCTGGTTTAGGATTCCTATGCTCCCTTAgccatacctttttttttttctttggataAACAAACCTAGCCATTCCTTTGAATTCCATCTTATAGCTAACTCAAGAGGTTGTTAGCTAGCTATTGGTGGAAAAAAAATTCTATTACAGGGTGCTCAGTGATTGATTATTGTTCCCGATGGGGATTAAGTTATAAGATGGTGGTGGTGCTTGTGTCCCCTCTGTGAGTTGGTAACATATAGCTGCTAGAAAATGGAGGTTATAGCATGCACCAGGCAAAGTGTTCTTCAGTAATTAAGGATTCAATATAGCCTAGATTTGCAGATTTATTCAAGGGAGGACAGCACGCCATTCTGCTATGGAGGTCTTTTGGTGATAGCTACTAGAATTCTTAATGGGAATCAATAGGGCTGATCGGTTTAGAAAGGAGTAGAAAGCAGCGTAtctacttcaaatttaaattttcacattaATTGTGCTGAGCTAGACTATTATGGGCTCGCACTCATTTGAGCCTGGTCGGTTGTTTGTTAGGTCCAGATTTGCATAAAGCCAATGGATAAAATTAGTGTCGATCAAAGGGGTCAGATAGCTAATCAGTTGAAGTTTATTTTTAATGGACCAGCGGAGTAGAAAGAAATTGTCCAAAAAAGACTGCTGTAATTTCCCCCTGCTAGAGTTCCTCGATTTGAAGACCATGCTTTGTAAGGCAGCAACATCCATTGCAGAAATTTTCATTTCCTCCTTTCACCTTGTTCCCTTTCCACTGTACTTTGAAAGTCCTTGCAGTGAGATTGGCAATTATTCCGAGCTTGCATAGAACTGAAACAGTGGGGGAAGTGAGTTGAGAGGCGGATGTGATGTTACTGAAGCTTCAGTTGAAGGATGCTAAGAAACTGTTATGGCATTCttatttttatgcttttattctcaTTTCCTTCATAAATCAATCTCAATTagttatatgaaaaaaaaaagggggggggggggtggagatTATTATGAGGATGATATGATAtagaattatttattttttgtaatattgACAAGATGTGCATTAATTAGCTAGTTAATGTGAACATTCTCGCTATCCCTGTTATCATGAGGCTATACCATGCTGCTGCACTGTAATTTAAAACAATGATGAGGAAACGACTTATAATCCCAAGTCGGGATTATATTTTgcatgagaatgatttatgaaatcAAGAAGTCTGATGTTAAGATAGTTCTGCAATAgcgtaataaattttttttttcttttttatttcatttatgtTGGCAGTGTTTGGCTATTTAGTCACAATCTTCATGGTTGCTTTTTTGTGTTGCAGATTCTCTTGTCAGAAGCTAGAGTACTGGGCCTGGGACCAAGATTCATGTCCATCTATATTCCCAAGCTAGCTGTGAGTTGTTACTCCTATTTGATAttccaaaatttttggttaacaTGTTTCTTATGCTCATATATGGTCCTATCTTCTAAGTTAGATTTTCAGTTGACTTGTTTTCTTATGGTAATAAGACTTCTACTTGGTTGTAGATTGAACGACGTATTTACTATGATGATGTTGAAGGGTTGATGGTGGAATGGCTGGATACTACGTCTACATTGGTGCTTAGTTTCTCTATGAATAAACGCTTCCAGAGGCGAGGTGGCCCAGGCAAATACAGAACACTCGAAGATGTTGCATGGGTAATTAGTCCATACTACCTGAAGCCGGAGATGGACGTGTTAGAAGACTCTGTTGGCGAGGGCTGTGCAACACAAATTGGAAAAGATGCGGATTTAGGATTCCAGGATCCAGAGCCCATCATGACCTATGGTGTTTCTGATGTTGATCCCTTAGTTTTCCCCGTCACCCTGCGTCTCTTGTCAACTATCCCTGTGGCGCTGTGTGCTGTTGGTGGGAATGATGGACCTGTTGATATAGGGGCAAGGCTGTACATTGGGTCATATTTTGGGTATGGCGGGAAGCCATAGGCCCATAGAAGTGTTGCAAGTGGCTCAAACTTTGGAAAAtcgaagagaaaggaaaaaacaGATTTCCATTTCAAAGGTGGGTCTGTTGTAGATACGGGATTACTGTATAGAGCAAGTAGAGTAGTTTGTAggagaaaaaaaattgaaggcTTAAAAATTGCTGCGGTGGTACGCAATTGTCTGATCGTCAGTATGAACATCTAGTAGGAGATGTAGGTAAAGGTGGGGCTTTTACTGCAACTGGTATAGTAGCTGATTTTAGCAAAAGCTACTTACAGAAACGGACCTTTGTTTTTGTGGGGGCTGTTTCCATCGGTTGTAACCTTGTCAACTCGTGTTCATTTCTGGTTCCGTATGACCAAACTGGTTTACAACTCATGCTGTATTGTTAATGTGTTGTAGGATAGAGCCCCTATATTTTCTGCTTCTTGGGTTTATTGTTCTTGAGACATCTGATTCTTGCCTCTTTTGTACGTCTCATCTTGGTTTAATCTAGTCTTTACTCCCCCTCATATTTGACTAATCTGAAATCATTGTTTATAGAAGTTCAATGATTTTAATTTATGCCAAAATTGTTTGAAGGTTGTAGACAAAATGTGAGTTATTCAAAGCTGCTTGAAAGTTTgattgatgatggctaaagaagCCCACTGCTTTTGTAACGACATGCTTCATTTaccatatattattatttttttcataataataattataatatcttGATAAATCAaaatccacctggacccaagggTATGAGGGGTAGCTTGAAACTTATCACCATtacctaagcagtaagaaacgtaaaatcatatataatCAGAATACCGTACCACCAAATACCAAAGTTTATTATAACGGTCATATCAATGTACACATCTCAAAAATATCCAAATTAGTTTTACGGTCACTACCCAAAAATTCATCTGATCCTAGCAAGCACTTGCCCCTCAGGTAAGGTAGAACTACCGTACAATagcgctgcggagctttatccgctcttttATTTggagctcctgaaatgttcatataaattggggtgagatacctctcagtaagggaagataaactaataccagtgtgtggcaacatgagtattcttgtgttatacatataacagtatataaacatattcggtgaaactgtatgtatcatatctgggaaaacatatttaatcataacatgatagaacatacttaatttccataaacatatttcatcacatataatataataatacaaaaataacatcCTGAAAggttagttggctggtgtcatgtcttacccacACATGATttggttgtgcggcctgaaggcgggatcCGATAATGGCTGACTGAACACTGccgaatcaaaagcaaaagtctataagtacgatgggtctacctctaccagtccgtacaccaggggcgccaacactcTAGTAAACCATATCGATTGCCATCCTCCCGCTGCCTTGTACGActagtggtagcactaacatatcatgatcgtgatcatatagctacaataccgtACTCGTGTAAGCCTAAACAAAGTCAAtaaggttttgataacatataacatattttcaaattctgATACATGATTATTTCATAGTAATAATTGTCAAGTCAATATCATCATgtcatttcataacataatatgaaaatcttcggcccttacgccggcatttcgtattttatcaaTTACGGCCCGCACGCCGTATTATATATTAGATAAAATTCTCGGCTCATACACCGtcatatcatataaaaggctcGACCCGTACgtcgacatatcatataataaaacactTGGCCCTTACGCCGATATATCATGTAAAaactctcagcccgtacgctggtatatcatgtaaaaattttgtatcatttaacattttcctagaaaacagtaaatcataataaattctactcataccTCACAGAATGGGTATTACACATACTTAAAACATATcttcatttacagcagtattttcccaaacataatgctaatatatatatttattttcttgaaattatatgCTGTaagaatatacatatattttcttgaaaacagctaatttagtttatccccttacctgattcctgaagaacTCCTAAAATATAccagtcctacacccgcagggtttcccgttcaacaccctgcaaacaacatttcccagaatagaaattcagtatttctatgcgtactacgtttcttataattgtagggaagatcaaatactgaataaaagccttaccttgaatttgggatgaaattcaaactaACCCCACCAAAGacccactccagtagatttgaagagaactctcccaagagtgtcgtggtggcctcagatcgtcgaactgacGAAAATTCGGCCTAGAAACTTAAAGAGAAGGAGTGGAAAccgaaaatgagagagagagagcagggttTATGCACGAAAAATCAGCTGAAAAATcgtgtttagggctatttatacactgacctttgtTGATGGTGAAAAATcgtgtttagggctatttatacactgacctttgtTGATGAGCtatgtcaccttgtcgacgaggtcaagaagtatattcgtcgacgaatacttaccctcattgacgaaattcagaactaagctatatcctcttggtatcttcttgtcgatgaggaaCGTCCCTatcgacgagcccctcatatgtgctcatcgacgaatcccctgtgttcgtcgacgagaccttgattaaatattgaaattatatttcctttttcccctttcttttatcatttaaataccataatttcttcgggttactacattctcccctccttataaaatttcgtccttgaaatttactattcatatgattcatcatcctttAGACGCAAAatggtctatttattttattatttactctcacttatggcgaaggaataccttggttacattccaagtcctgggagattacatatataaaataaaattctcccaaaactaaaaagctacttactaactaaactactacatgtacctgcaaaagaaatattacctatttacttacattttacccTGTTATaactaaacctcttggaacaattgcggatATTTTTatctgttccttgagctcccaagaaactttttccattgtgtgatttctccataaaacttttaccaaaggaatcttcttatttgGCAATTCCTGCTCCTTCCTGTTCAGTAGtgatttctccataaaacttttaccagagaAATCTTCTTATTCCGCAATTCCTGCTCCTTATTCCCGCCGAGCTGCTCTCTGGAGCTACTTTTTCCGAGCAGCTTCATGGAGCAATTTTTGCCGAGCAGGTTCTGCCAAGCTGCTTCATGGAGCAACTTTTGCCGAGTAggtcttgccgagctgctctctAGAGCTATTTTTGCCGAGTAGGTTCTCCCGAGCTGCTTCATGGAGCAATTTTGCTGAGCAGGTCTTGCCGAGCTACTCTATGGAGCAATTTTGCTGAGTTGTTCTACTGAGCTGCTTCACGGAGCA
The sequence above is a segment of the Malania oleifera isolate guangnan ecotype guangnan chromosome 8, ASM2987363v1, whole genome shotgun sequence genome. Coding sequences within it:
- the LOC131162356 gene encoding DIS3-like exonuclease 2 isoform X2 yields the protein MRGNVVDHSVIERTEDVDKEKKKKRRPNRRCKQNSPASGYSSSKQYGLDLHGSNEHGLSKASKVAFNSMPIMHLNERVYLGEDRVVQNQLLILSDLGQRMYPKSCPVEIACEEAIGFSMGDDFPPPHQNGGDDAQRKFFARHWSIEAVSEALERGDLFKAIFRVNAYNRLEAYCTIDGVKSDVLISGIAAQNRAVEGDIVVIKVDPLSSWTRMKGSSGPLNNSGPMEERNLLPEGCADEWNGSMNGLEKICAAVSSFPFKRPTGRVVSIIEKSPRRNAVVGFLSAQKGHSYREAHKKDMNNKKNSFSFSSKYIQLTPMDPKFPKMRVPVEGLPDCIKNRLEDGDATVETELVAARIDDWCEESPVPQAQVMHIFGQCGEIEPHIAAILFENAIQCSEFSSESLSCLPRIPWEVPSAEYASRRDLRNLCIFTIDPSTATDLDDALSVERLSNGISRVGVHIADVSYFVQPDTALDIEAQIRSTSVYILRRKLPMLPPLLSENIGSLIPGVDRLAFSIFWDINLAGDVVDRWIGRTVVRSCCKLSYEQAQNIIDGLLDVESLKSPGDDYPQLHGPFDWLDVIQCVKVLSEISKTLKDNRFNDGALRLENSKVVFLFDEDGVPYDSMLCERVDSNFLIEEFMLLANRTAAEIISRVFPDSALLRRHPEPDMRKLREFEAFCRKHGLELDASSSGQLHHSLERIKEELKNDSVLFDILISYALKPMQLATYFCSGDIKPTENDWGHYALAVPIYTHFTSPLRRYPDIIVHRSLAAAMEAEDMYLKNRKTLQKANREEEMNRCFTGMNFDKDAADSKEGQEALLAAALKHRISCTEVLSDVAAHCNERGLASRHAKDACDRLYMWIFLKKKGILLSEARVLGLGPRFMSIYIPKLAIERRIYYDDVEGLMVEWLDTTSTLVLSFSMNKRFQRRGGPGKYRTLEDVAWVISPYYLKPEMDVLEDSVGEGCATQIGKDADLGFQDPEPIMTYGVSDVDPLVFPVTLRLLSTIPVALCAVGGNDGPVDIGARLYIGSYFGYGGKP
- the LOC131162356 gene encoding DIS3-like exonuclease 2 isoform X1, with the protein product MRGNVVDHSVIERTEDVDKEKKKKRRPNRRCKQNSPASGYSSSKQYGLDLHGSNEHGLSKASKVAFNSMPIMHLNERVYLGEDRVVQNQLLILSDLGQRMYPKSCPVEIACEEAIGFSMGDDFPPPHQNGGDDAQRKFFARHWSIEAVSEALERGDLFKAIFRVNAYNRLEAYCTIDGVKSDVLISGIAAQNRAVEGDIVVIKVDPLSSWTRMKGSSGPLNNSGPMEERNLLPEGTGNFGDSCKGKNKVDADYESIHGVNCSFLPEEGPCYEDSTLSGATVQEWIGAMDYYDANGHRHSASDPSHVGCADEWNGSMNGLEKICAAVSSFPFKRPTGRVVSIIEKSPRRNAVVGFLSAQKGHSYREAHKKDMNNKKNSFSFSSKYIQLTPMDPKFPKMRVPVEGLPDCIKNRLEDGDATVETELVAARIDDWCEESPVPQAQVMHIFGQCGEIEPHIAAILFENAIQCSEFSSESLSCLPRIPWEVPSAEYASRRDLRNLCIFTIDPSTATDLDDALSVERLSNGISRVGVHIADVSYFVQPDTALDIEAQIRSTSVYILRRKLPMLPPLLSENIGSLIPGVDRLAFSIFWDINLAGDVVDRWIGRTVVRSCCKLSYEQAQNIIDGLLDVESLKSPGDDYPQLHGPFDWLDVIQCVKVLSEISKTLKDNRFNDGALRLENSKVVFLFDEDGVPYDSMLCERVDSNFLIEEFMLLANRTAAEIISRVFPDSALLRRHPEPDMRKLREFEAFCRKHGLELDASSSGQLHHSLERIKEELKNDSVLFDILISYALKPMQLATYFCSGDIKPTENDWGHYALAVPIYTHFTSPLRRYPDIIVHRSLAAAMEAEDMYLKNRKTLQKANREEEMNRCFTGMNFDKDAADSKEGQEALLAAALKHRISCTEVLSDVAAHCNERGLASRHAKDACDRLYMWIFLKKKGILLSEARVLGLGPRFMSIYIPKLAIERRIYYDDVEGLMVEWLDTTSTLVLSFSMNKRFQRRGGPGKYRTLEDVAWVISPYYLKPEMDVLEDSVGEGCATQIGKDADLGFQDPEPIMTYGVSDVDPLVFPVTLRLLSTIPVALCAVGGNDGPVDIGARLYIGSYFGYGGKP